One Lactobacillus sp. CBA3606 DNA segment encodes these proteins:
- a CDS encoding heavy metal translocating P-type ATPase, which produces MRHYYKLILTISIGVVALGLQFGLQLPLAAQIIITLMGTIMALSMLVEMIKTLRTGKYGVDLLAITAIVATLAVGEYWASLVVLIMLTGGDSLEDFAAKRANTELKALLDNSPQVAHRLTAEQLTDVTVNAVAVGDQLVVKPGELVPVDGHLIQGTALFDESSLTGESKPIEKQVGDDLMSGAVNGDSAVTMLVDKRAADSQYQQLVKLVKESEARPAKFVRLADRYAVPFTLVAYVIAGIAWLLSGDPHRFAEVLVVASPCPLILAAPVALVSGMSRTSRNGIVVKTGDMLEKLATAKSAAFDKTGTITSGQLTVNTIVPQATFTAATVLHLAASAEQNSSHILARSIVKYANQTPLSPVTDLEEVTGNGVTATVDGHAVKVGKLKFVAPTTTQTPLTTTAIYVAIDDHYAGYITFIDNVRPEAAATLQALHAGGIKNIMMLSGDQRAIADRIAAEVGIDTVAADLLPADKIKNLQALPKTERPVIMVGDGVNDAPSLAVADVGIAMGAHGSTAASESADVVILKDDLSRVVTAVQISKDTMQVAKQAVWIGIAICTILMLIASTGIIPALFGAMLQEVVDTVSILWALRALRDRP; this is translated from the coding sequence ATGCGTCATTATTACAAATTAATTTTAACCATTAGTATTGGTGTCGTTGCTTTAGGCCTACAGTTTGGGTTACAACTGCCGTTGGCCGCCCAAATTATCATTACATTAATGGGGACCATCATGGCCTTATCAATGCTCGTGGAAATGATCAAAACATTGCGTACCGGTAAATACGGCGTTGATTTACTAGCCATTACCGCAATTGTCGCAACTTTGGCCGTTGGTGAATATTGGGCCAGCTTAGTCGTCTTAATCATGTTGACCGGTGGCGACTCCCTCGAGGACTTTGCTGCTAAGCGGGCCAACACGGAACTAAAAGCCTTGCTTGATAATTCACCTCAAGTTGCCCACCGCTTAACTGCCGAGCAATTAACTGACGTTACCGTCAATGCAGTTGCCGTGGGCGATCAATTAGTTGTTAAGCCGGGCGAATTAGTGCCCGTCGATGGTCACTTAATTCAAGGGACAGCGCTATTTGACGAATCCTCATTAACTGGGGAATCCAAGCCGATTGAAAAACAAGTTGGCGATGACCTAATGTCTGGCGCTGTAAACGGTGATAGTGCGGTGACCATGTTAGTTGACAAACGCGCCGCTGATAGTCAGTATCAACAGTTAGTCAAACTAGTCAAAGAATCCGAAGCGCGACCAGCCAAATTCGTTCGACTTGCTGATCGGTATGCCGTCCCTTTTACACTTGTGGCCTACGTCATTGCCGGGATTGCGTGGTTACTAAGCGGCGATCCGCATCGGTTTGCCGAAGTTTTGGTCGTCGCTTCACCTTGTCCATTAATTTTAGCCGCACCGGTTGCCTTAGTCTCTGGCATGAGCCGTACTAGTCGTAACGGGATTGTGGTAAAAACTGGTGATATGTTGGAAAAATTAGCCACTGCTAAGTCGGCTGCCTTTGATAAGACCGGCACCATTACCAGCGGCCAACTGACTGTAAACACGATTGTGCCGCAAGCAACCTTTACCGCCGCAACCGTCTTACATTTAGCCGCCAGCGCAGAACAAAATTCTAGTCATATTTTAGCTCGTTCGATTGTCAAATATGCTAATCAAACACCGCTAAGTCCAGTCACTGATTTAGAAGAAGTCACTGGTAATGGTGTCACAGCAACTGTCGATGGGCATGCCGTTAAAGTTGGCAAGCTAAAATTTGTGGCCCCAACGACGACCCAAACACCGTTAACAACAACGGCCATTTACGTGGCAATCGACGATCACTATGCCGGCTATATTACCTTTATTGACAACGTTCGACCAGAAGCAGCGGCGACTCTGCAGGCTTTACACGCGGGGGGCATCAAAAATATTATGATGCTTTCCGGCGATCAACGGGCGATTGCGGACCGAATTGCCGCTGAAGTCGGGATTGATACCGTCGCAGCCGACCTATTACCAGCTGATAAAATCAAAAATCTACAAGCACTGCCTAAAACCGAACGCCCGGTCATTATGGTCGGTGATGGCGTGAACGATGCCCCCTCACTGGCAGTGGCCGATGTCGGCATTGCGATGGGTGCCCACGGCTCAACTGCGGCCAGTGAATCGGCTGACGTGGTTATTTTGAAAGATGACCTCAGCCGTGTTGTCACCGCCGTTCAGATTTCAAAGGACACCATGCAGGTTGCCAAACAGGCCGTTTGGATTGGCATTGCGATTTGTACCATCCTGATGCTAATCGCCAGCACCGGGATTATCCCGGCACTGTTTGGGGCGATGCTTCAAGAAGTTGTCGATACGGTCTCAATCTTATGGGCCTTACGCGCGCTCCGTGACCGCCCTTAA
- the ade gene encoding adenine deaminase: MTKTVDMVITGAQVLNVFTREFELTSLWIDQGHIISNLKDEPYQARQHVDATGQWVVPGLIDAHVHMESAMVAPSEFGKVLLKHGVTTVATDPHELANVAGVAGIKYLIDDARQTLLDVCFMLPSSVPCVPFDDNGATLHAADLRPLYAEPEVHGLAEVMDYGAVARGDADTMAKIHDALAHGYHADGHAAGLNAHQLGVMRNAGLDTDHECTTVTEALERVKAGMWVFLREGTVERDVQATIGAVTEANAGRFAFCTDDKTIADLITEGSIDYNVKLAIASGIRPALAYTMASYHAAKAHRLNDRGSLTPGQLADLVVLTDVKKVQIARTMKNGTWITTAAATQPLPFTATRLHQQTTLADLKLPLTTGNVNVIGVQPNHIETDHLVKQVPVVAGEFQADLTQDILKMVVVERHHQTGRVGVGLVHGFQLQQGAVAGSVAHDAHNIVAVGTSDAAILQAINQLTKTNGGIAVATTQKVLATMPLPIGGLLSTASYRVAAQQLAAIKVAYNQLCATPMTFDPFITLSFLTLPVIPTLKLTDRGLFDYDQFKFIPVERH; the protein is encoded by the coding sequence GTGACAAAAACAGTTGATATGGTAATTACGGGCGCCCAAGTGTTGAATGTCTTTACCCGGGAGTTTGAACTGACCAGTTTGTGGATTGATCAGGGGCACATTATCAGTAATCTAAAGGACGAACCTTATCAAGCACGTCAACACGTTGATGCGACTGGTCAGTGGGTGGTTCCTGGGCTAATTGATGCGCATGTGCATATGGAAAGCGCCATGGTTGCCCCGAGTGAATTTGGGAAGGTACTTCTTAAGCACGGTGTGACCACGGTGGCGACTGACCCGCATGAGTTGGCGAATGTCGCTGGGGTAGCTGGCATAAAATATCTCATTGATGATGCGCGTCAAACGTTATTGGATGTTTGTTTTATGCTGCCATCTTCGGTTCCCTGCGTGCCTTTTGATGATAATGGCGCCACTTTACATGCGGCTGATTTACGACCGTTGTACGCGGAACCGGAAGTCCACGGCTTGGCTGAAGTGATGGATTACGGGGCAGTTGCGCGCGGTGATGCTGACACGATGGCTAAGATTCATGATGCATTAGCTCATGGTTACCATGCGGATGGGCATGCAGCCGGGTTAAATGCCCACCAATTAGGCGTCATGCGCAATGCTGGCCTGGATACGGATCATGAATGCACCACGGTGACTGAAGCCTTAGAACGGGTGAAAGCCGGTATGTGGGTCTTCTTACGGGAGGGGACGGTTGAACGTGATGTGCAAGCGACGATTGGGGCGGTTACCGAAGCTAATGCCGGTCGCTTTGCGTTTTGTACGGATGATAAAACGATTGCTGACTTAATTACCGAAGGGTCGATTGATTACAATGTTAAGTTGGCGATTGCGAGTGGTATACGGCCAGCGTTAGCCTATACCATGGCGAGTTATCATGCCGCTAAAGCCCATCGATTGAATGACCGTGGCAGCTTAACGCCAGGGCAATTGGCTGACTTAGTGGTGTTGACGGATGTCAAAAAGGTGCAGATTGCGCGTACCATGAAAAATGGCACCTGGATTACGACGGCGGCTGCCACCCAGCCATTGCCGTTTACTGCGACCCGTTTGCACCAGCAAACAACCCTAGCCGATTTGAAGCTGCCATTAACGACGGGCAACGTGAATGTGATTGGCGTGCAACCAAATCACATTGAAACGGATCACTTAGTGAAGCAAGTGCCAGTCGTAGCCGGTGAATTTCAAGCTGATTTGACCCAAGATATTTTAAAAATGGTAGTGGTGGAACGTCATCATCAGACGGGGCGAGTCGGCGTCGGGTTAGTTCATGGCTTTCAGCTGCAGCAAGGGGCCGTAGCTGGCTCCGTGGCGCATGATGCCCATAATATTGTTGCGGTTGGCACGTCGGATGCGGCCATTTTACAGGCGATTAATCAACTCACAAAAACGAATGGTGGCATTGCAGTGGCGACCACGCAAAAAGTCTTAGCGACGATGCCGTTGCCAATTGGTGGGTTACTATCAACCGCTTCATATAGGGTTGCCGCGCAACAATTAGCGGCCATTAAAGTTGCTTATAATCAGCTATGTGCAACGCCAATGACGTTTGATCCCTTTATAACATTGTCATTTTTGACGCTACCAGTCATTCCAACTTTAAAGTTAACTGATCGTGGGTTATTTGATTATGATCAATTTAAGTTTATTCCAGTTGAACGACACTAA
- a CDS encoding SIS domain-containing protein yields MNNPTMLSYIRREQTVLGQLLTGYTDQTDAALAPAPTETTHWLILATASSLNAARSAQGYLQKIAAVQVEVVDAEHYLHYVPVNPLIDTVIGISLNGEDAAVLATIQKVKAQTNVFVLALTSQLDTPLVTLADASFDLLTGHETSPYITLSYQAILLSLMFLGLRSATKRQLITPFFANQELDEFGLLIEHINETSQRASDFYRKFTIDFGLAPQFTSIGASVLAGTLAEVQTKFTEIVRVPTHGYTLNAFTTGGYLGTHDNHRQFYIELNTTPSVMATMQAVKTYESRLTPHIYTISLTGEQPTLNDEQTLQLHQVDDALKAPLLAIIPFQILAWYIAKAKGINLAHPIFTDFQASLPK; encoded by the coding sequence ATGAACAATCCAACGATGCTATCTTATATTCGCCGTGAACAAACGGTGCTCGGCCAATTATTGACCGGCTATACTGATCAGACCGACGCCGCCTTGGCACCGGCTCCCACTGAAACCACCCACTGGCTCATCTTAGCGACGGCTTCTAGTTTAAATGCTGCTCGCAGTGCCCAAGGCTATCTCCAAAAAATAGCTGCCGTGCAAGTAGAAGTGGTCGATGCTGAACACTACTTGCATTACGTGCCGGTCAATCCCTTGATTGACACCGTTATTGGGATTTCACTCAACGGTGAAGATGCTGCGGTCCTCGCTACGATTCAAAAAGTTAAAGCCCAAACCAATGTCTTTGTCTTAGCTTTAACGAGTCAATTAGACACCCCACTCGTTACGTTAGCTGATGCGAGCTTTGATCTTTTAACTGGTCACGAAACAAGCCCCTACATCACATTAAGTTATCAAGCCATCTTGCTAAGTCTGATGTTCTTGGGCCTGCGGAGTGCAACTAAGCGCCAACTCATTACCCCCTTCTTCGCCAACCAAGAACTAGACGAATTTGGCTTACTAATCGAACACATTAACGAAACCAGCCAGCGGGCCAGTGATTTCTACCGTAAATTCACCATTGATTTCGGCTTAGCCCCACAATTTACTAGTATTGGCGCCAGTGTGTTAGCTGGAACACTGGCCGAAGTTCAAACAAAGTTCACTGAAATCGTGCGTGTTCCCACCCACGGCTACACCTTAAATGCTTTCACTACCGGCGGTTATCTGGGCACCCATGACAATCATCGACAATTCTATATTGAACTCAATACAACTCCCAGCGTCATGGCAACCATGCAAGCGGTCAAGACTTATGAATCTCGTCTGACACCACATATCTACACGATTAGCTTGACTGGTGAGCAGCCAACTTTAAATGACGAACAAACCTTACAATTGCATCAAGTTGATGATGCGCTAAAAGCACCTTTATTAGCAATTATCCCGTTCCAAATTCTAGCTTGGTATATTGCTAAAGCTAAGGGTATTAACCTCGCACATCCAATTTTCACTGACTTTCAAGCCAGTTTACCAAAATAA
- the nhaC gene encoding Na+/H+ antiporter NhaC, with protein MKKTNTIPKISTLEAVIVLLVVLGIMSLGVIGLGLSPQVPVLLAMGVVTAWAMLRGFPWAAVNAGIKEGIDQGIIPIFIFILIGAMISTWIAAGTIPTLMVIGFRLINIHWFLPSVFIVCTLVGAAVGSAFTVTSTVGIAFFGMGVTMNLNPALVAGAIISGGIFGDKLSPLSETNNLASAVVATDLFAHIKHLLWSTLPAGGISLILFAILGRATGSTSLTKINETVTVLTQHFSISALALLPIVLVFICAGFKMPAIPTMLLNIFVSAGLILVEQPQLSMTKLTAIINTGFVSKTGNQSVDTLLSRGGIVSMMSMVALIVVTLSLGGLLMKFGLIGQVMTPLAKRLTSDGKLVTAGIITCIGVNVLVGEQFLSIILPGRAFRQAFNAGGLADQALGRVLEDGGTVINYLVPWGVGGVFLTTTLGVPTIQYLPFAFFSLLCPVMSLISGFTGLGLAHVGQATKLKASLKPVDNMD; from the coding sequence ATGAAAAAAACGAATACAATACCTAAAATTAGTACACTTGAAGCAGTGATTGTCTTGCTAGTTGTCTTAGGAATTATGAGCTTGGGGGTAATTGGGTTGGGGTTGTCACCACAAGTGCCAGTTTTACTAGCTATGGGGGTTGTGACTGCCTGGGCGATGCTTCGAGGTTTTCCGTGGGCTGCCGTGAATGCTGGAATTAAAGAAGGCATTGATCAAGGCATCATTCCAATTTTTATTTTTATTCTGATTGGTGCGATGATTTCGACTTGGATTGCAGCGGGGACTATTCCAACGTTAATGGTTATTGGTTTTCGGTTAATCAACATCCATTGGTTTTTGCCCTCTGTTTTCATTGTTTGCACGTTAGTCGGCGCCGCAGTTGGGAGTGCTTTTACAGTGACCTCCACGGTTGGCATTGCCTTCTTCGGTATGGGCGTGACGATGAATTTGAATCCAGCCTTAGTGGCCGGGGCCATTATTAGTGGTGGTATTTTCGGCGACAAATTATCGCCATTGTCAGAAACGAATAATTTAGCTTCAGCCGTGGTCGCCACGGATTTGTTTGCCCACATTAAACACTTGCTGTGGAGTACTTTACCAGCTGGTGGCATCAGTCTGATTTTATTTGCCATTTTAGGACGTGCGACGGGCAGCACTAGTTTGACGAAAATAAATGAAACGGTGACGGTTTTGACGCAGCACTTTAGTATTTCAGCGTTGGCTTTGTTGCCGATTGTGTTGGTTTTTATCTGTGCAGGGTTCAAAATGCCGGCAATTCCAACGATGCTATTGAATATCTTTGTATCAGCAGGGTTGATTTTGGTTGAACAGCCCCAGCTTTCGATGACTAAATTAACGGCGATTATTAATACGGGTTTTGTCTCAAAGACGGGTAATCAAAGTGTCGATACCTTGTTGTCACGTGGTGGAATTGTCAGCATGATGAGTATGGTCGCTTTAATTGTGGTGACGTTGTCACTAGGTGGCCTCTTAATGAAGTTTGGGTTGATTGGTCAGGTGATGACGCCCTTAGCCAAACGGTTAACTAGTGATGGTAAGCTGGTCACGGCGGGCATCATCACTTGTATCGGCGTTAATGTATTAGTTGGGGAACAGTTCTTGTCCATTATTTTACCAGGGCGTGCTTTTCGCCAAGCGTTTAATGCTGGTGGACTAGCAGACCAGGCGTTGGGCCGGGTACTTGAAGATGGTGGGACCGTTATTAATTACTTAGTCCCATGGGGCGTCGGCGGGGTCTTTTTAACGACTACCTTGGGCGTGCCCACGATTCAGTACTTGCCATTTGCGTTTTTCAGTTTACTTTGTCCAGTGATGTCATTAATCAGTGGGTTTACTGGTTTGGGATTAGCCCATGTTGGTCAAGCGACCAAGCTTAAAGCGTCGTTAAAGCCAGTTGATAACATGGATTAG
- a CDS encoding 2-hydroxyacid dehydrogenase family protein: MAKIFISAVIPMSGIEALQAAGYQPEMYQGPGLISQADLIAGVADAEVLITPLSTKVDQTVIDQAPQLKLIANFGAGFNNIDVNYAAVKAIAVTNTPGVSTASTAEVTVGLILAVTHRIVEGDQVMRTTGFEGWAPCFFLGHELAGKTLGIIGMGAIGQAVAKRLHAFGMRIVYYQRQPLDVFTASKTDATYLTLPELLKTADVVSLHAPLTAETTHLLGAEQLELMRPSTYLINAARGPLLDEKALLARLKTKQLAGAALDVYELEPQLTPGFAALKNVVLTPHIGNATVEARDAMAKIVTTNAIAVLNGQAPQAVVNGVEAPVEPKD, translated from the coding sequence ATGGCAAAAATTTTTATTTCAGCAGTTATTCCGATGAGTGGGATTGAAGCGTTACAAGCGGCTGGGTATCAACCTGAGATGTATCAAGGGCCAGGGCTAATTAGCCAAGCCGACTTAATTGCTGGTGTGGCGGATGCCGAGGTACTGATTACGCCGTTATCAACCAAGGTTGATCAAACGGTTATTGATCAAGCCCCCCAGCTAAAATTAATTGCCAATTTTGGGGCCGGTTTTAATAATATTGATGTTAATTATGCCGCTGTTAAGGCGATTGCGGTGACTAATACGCCCGGAGTTTCGACGGCTAGCACTGCCGAAGTAACGGTTGGGTTGATTTTAGCCGTGACTCATCGAATTGTTGAAGGTGATCAGGTCATGCGAACGACGGGCTTTGAGGGTTGGGCCCCTTGTTTCTTCTTAGGTCATGAACTTGCTGGCAAGACGCTGGGAATTATTGGGATGGGTGCCATTGGGCAAGCTGTTGCGAAACGATTGCACGCATTTGGGATGCGAATCGTGTATTATCAACGCCAACCCTTAGATGTTTTTACGGCTAGTAAGACGGATGCGACGTATTTAACGTTACCGGAGTTGTTAAAGACAGCTGATGTTGTGAGTCTACATGCGCCCTTAACCGCTGAGACGACACATCTATTAGGCGCTGAACAACTTGAGTTAATGCGCCCAAGTACCTACTTGATCAATGCAGCCCGTGGGCCATTATTGGATGAAAAGGCGTTACTAGCGCGATTAAAAACCAAGCAATTAGCTGGGGCGGCGTTAGATGTGTATGAATTAGAACCACAGTTAACCCCAGGATTCGCCGCGTTAAAGAACGTGGTTTTAACGCCACATATTGGTAATGCCACCGTGGAAGCGCGTGATGCGATGGCTAAGATTGTGACCACGAATGCGATTGCGGTTTTAAACGGACAAGCACCGCAAGCTGTCGTGAATGGGGTCGAAGCGCCGGTTGAGCCGAAAGATTAA
- a CDS encoding alpha/beta hydrolase → MLKRFRTAIQFLLLAFVIGATVVLIGASGHQTKITKVTSRVQPTTVVGLSQRYQKSRTATVFLHGYNGGAASTNYLIKQAEQAGAAQKALVVHVYKDGVMAFKGYWHKSIKNPMVQVVFQDNHAPQKTQIYWLHQVLVQLKTKYGVTSYNAVGHSLGANDIVNQALKYGTDQALPTLQKVVTIAGPFDGLTGYLNAETEAQTQTVAAKPVRFSQHFAAMLKQRQNFPQHVKLLNVIGDTDNGFNNDGFVSVASARSVSYLLRDKLAQYQEDFYSGATAAHCALNQNPKVAKSMISFLW, encoded by the coding sequence TTGTTGAAACGATTTAGAACAGCCATTCAATTTTTACTATTGGCGTTTGTAATCGGTGCAACTGTCGTGCTAATTGGGGCCAGTGGTCATCAGACTAAAATTACAAAAGTGACCAGCCGCGTGCAACCAACAACTGTGGTCGGCTTAAGTCAACGCTATCAAAAGTCGCGTACAGCGACCGTCTTTTTGCATGGTTATAACGGTGGGGCAGCCTCGACTAATTATTTGATTAAGCAGGCTGAGCAAGCGGGAGCCGCGCAAAAAGCATTGGTCGTCCACGTTTATAAAGATGGGGTGATGGCGTTTAAGGGTTACTGGCACAAGTCCATTAAGAATCCAATGGTTCAAGTGGTCTTTCAAGATAATCATGCGCCACAAAAAACACAGATTTATTGGTTACACCAAGTGTTAGTCCAATTGAAAACAAAGTATGGGGTGACTAGCTATAATGCTGTGGGTCATTCGTTAGGTGCCAATGATATTGTGAATCAGGCGCTGAAGTATGGCACTGATCAGGCTTTACCAACCTTACAGAAAGTTGTCACGATTGCGGGGCCTTTTGATGGCTTGACGGGGTATCTGAATGCTGAGACTGAAGCGCAAACGCAGACCGTCGCTGCGAAGCCAGTACGGTTTTCGCAACATTTTGCTGCGATGTTGAAGCAACGACAGAATTTTCCGCAACACGTCAAACTGTTAAATGTGATCGGTGATACGGATAATGGCTTCAACAATGATGGCTTTGTTTCGGTAGCTTCGGCGCGCTCGGTCAGTTATTTATTACGGGACAAATTAGCACAATATCAAGAAGACTTCTATAGTGGGGCCACAGCAGCTCATTGTGCGCTAAATCAGAATCCCAAAGTAGCAAAATCCATGATTTCATTTTTATGGTGA
- a CDS encoding phosphatidylglycerophosphatase A: MYNKAFKYPDKAAYEFVIKALAAKGITYKEIAQITYKLQIKYVPELTIAECETEAQEVLHKRELLNNAMVALELDRLATEGQLKEPLQAIVANDAGVFGVDEGLALNMANIYGTIGVTNYGYVDKVKEGVIKKLDTDKSGVVNTFIDDLVGAIAAAVAAKIAHKYA; the protein is encoded by the coding sequence ATGTATAATAAAGCATTTAAGTATCCTGATAAAGCCGCTTACGAATTTGTCATCAAAGCGCTGGCCGCTAAGGGCATCACTTATAAAGAAATTGCGCAAATCACTTATAAGTTGCAAATTAAGTATGTCCCCGAACTAACCATCGCCGAATGTGAAACAGAAGCCCAAGAAGTCTTGCATAAGCGTGAACTCCTCAATAATGCAATGGTCGCCTTGGAATTGGATCGGCTAGCCACTGAAGGCCAGCTCAAAGAACCCCTCCAAGCCATCGTTGCTAATGACGCCGGTGTTTTTGGCGTCGATGAGGGCCTAGCACTCAACATGGCCAATATTTACGGAACCATTGGTGTCACTAATTATGGCTACGTGGACAAAGTTAAAGAAGGCGTCATCAAAAAACTAGATACTGATAAATCTGGCGTTGTTAATACCTTTATTGACGACCTCGTCGGGGCTATTGCCGCCGCGGTAGCCGCTAAAATTGCGCATAAATACGCTTAA
- a CDS encoding Spx/MgsR family RNA polymerase-binding regulatory protein — protein sequence MINLCVLPSTASCRKAHRWLLEHRIPFHERNMNAQPLTEVEIKHLLQYTYNGIDDLISTKSNAYRQLSKTTPIEDMPLSEAVHVLSQTPQLLRRPIIFDDHRLLCGFNQDEIRMFIPREQRYLKMKSLSEHQMA from the coding sequence ATGATAAACTTATGTGTGTTACCAAGTACCGCAAGTTGTCGCAAAGCCCATCGCTGGTTATTAGAGCATCGAATTCCGTTCCATGAACGCAATATGAATGCCCAGCCTTTGACCGAAGTCGAAATTAAACATTTATTGCAGTACACTTATAATGGCATTGACGATTTAATTAGTACTAAGTCGAATGCTTATCGGCAATTAAGTAAGACGACACCGATTGAAGATATGCCGTTAAGTGAAGCAGTCCATGTGTTGAGCCAGACACCACAATTATTACGGCGGCCAATTATTTTTGATGACCATCGCTTACTTTGTGGGTTCAACCAAGATGAAATTCGGATGTTTATTCCACGCGAACAACGGTATCTAAAGATGAAATCATTATCAGAACACCAAATGGCTTAA
- a CDS encoding DUF488 domain-containing protein, with product MKLRVERIYTKPVDLDGYRILVDRLWPRGISKVNAQLDDWVKTIAPSTELRQWFNHEPEKYPVFKKRYLSELENNPLSSDFCQLVNHELKKNNVILLYGAKDEHYNQAIVLRTYLMQQSDCPAD from the coding sequence GTGAAATTAAGAGTAGAACGTATTTATACTAAACCAGTGGACTTGGATGGCTATCGAATTTTGGTGGATCGGTTGTGGCCGCGTGGAATTTCTAAAGTTAATGCCCAGTTAGACGATTGGGTGAAAACGATTGCGCCGTCAACGGAATTACGACAATGGTTCAATCATGAACCCGAAAAATATCCGGTGTTTAAAAAACGTTACTTAAGTGAACTTGAAAATAACCCTTTGAGCTCGGACTTTTGTCAGCTCGTCAATCATGAACTTAAAAAAAACAATGTCATTTTGCTCTATGGCGCTAAGGATGAACATTATAATCAAGCAATTGTGTTAAGGACGTATTTGATGCAACAAAGTGATTGTCCTGCTGATTAA
- the rbsK gene encoding ribokinase: MADITVIGSNMIDLTAYVDRMPIEGETIEAPEFEMGFGGKGANQAMAAARLGSDVNFITMVGNDDFGKQQLSNYQASGIRTDGIGIGHQASGVAPIFVDPTSDNRILIIKGANKELTPAILDAKIDLIKQSKLIVLQQEISLETNYHAIDLGVKYDVPVLLNPAPANEDLNINYVSKVAFFTPNETELATLTGMPTSNLDEITLAAENLIDRGVGNLIITLGSKGALWITKGHSELVPGMKVKAVDTTGAGDSFIGSFSHYYAKGESIPTALQHANQYAAMTVTKKGTQKSYPTAMELTDMLTQPV; the protein is encoded by the coding sequence ATGGCAGATATTACAGTAATTGGTTCAAATATGATTGATTTAACTGCTTATGTCGATCGGATGCCAATTGAAGGTGAAACAATTGAAGCGCCAGAATTTGAAATGGGTTTCGGAGGTAAGGGTGCCAATCAAGCGATGGCTGCTGCACGGTTAGGCTCAGATGTGAATTTTATTACAATGGTAGGTAATGATGATTTTGGTAAACAACAATTAAGCAACTATCAAGCTAGTGGTATTCGTACTGACGGTATTGGTATTGGACATCAGGCTAGCGGCGTTGCGCCAATCTTTGTTGATCCAACGAGTGATAATCGTATTTTGATTATCAAAGGGGCTAATAAAGAGCTAACGCCGGCTATTCTGGATGCTAAGATTGATTTAATTAAGCAATCAAAGTTAATCGTCTTGCAACAGGAAATCTCATTAGAAACTAACTATCATGCGATTGATCTTGGTGTGAAATATGACGTACCAGTTTTACTTAATCCGGCACCGGCTAATGAAGATTTGAATATTAATTATGTTTCTAAGGTCGCTTTCTTTACCCCTAATGAAACTGAATTAGCCACATTAACCGGTATGCCAACTAGTAATTTAGATGAGATTACATTAGCAGCCGAAAATTTGATTGACCGTGGTGTTGGTAATTTAATTATCACGTTAGGTAGCAAAGGCGCTTTATGGATTACAAAGGGACATTCTGAATTAGTCCCCGGAATGAAGGTTAAGGCTGTTGATACAACTGGGGCTGGAGATTCGTTTATCGGGAGCTTTTCTCACTATTATGCTAAGGGTGAATCAATCCCAACTGCATTACAACATGCGAACCAATATGCTGCAATGACGGTTACTAAGAAGGGAACACAAAAGTCCTATCCAACTGCTATGGAATTAACAGATATGCTGACCCAGCCCGTTTAA